A region of Planococcus sp. MSAK28401 DNA encodes the following proteins:
- the speB gene encoding agmatinase produces the protein MRFDETYSGKVFIKSHPNYEESKAVLYGMPMDWTVSYRPGSRFGPNKIREVSIGLEEYSPYLDRELEDVKFFDAGDIPLPFGNPEKSLLEIEKYVHTLLKDNKIPMGMGGEHLVSLPVMKAVASKYDDLAIIHFDAHTDLRENYEGEEYSHSTPIRKIADHIGPKNVYSFGIRSGMKEEFEWAKEQGMHLYKFEVLEPLKQVLPTLDGRPVYITIDMDVLDPAHAPGTGTVDAGGITSRELLASIHAIAASGVNVVGFDLVELAPVYDHSDQTANTASKLIREMILGWVK, from the coding sequence ATGCGTTTTGACGAAACTTATTCAGGAAAAGTATTCATTAAAAGCCATCCGAATTATGAAGAGTCGAAAGCAGTCCTTTATGGCATGCCGATGGACTGGACCGTCAGCTACCGCCCGGGATCGCGTTTCGGCCCGAACAAAATCCGTGAAGTTTCTATCGGGTTGGAAGAATACAGCCCGTATTTGGACCGCGAACTAGAAGATGTGAAATTCTTCGACGCTGGAGATATTCCACTGCCATTCGGCAATCCGGAAAAATCCCTTCTCGAGATTGAAAAGTATGTCCATACTTTATTGAAAGACAATAAAATTCCGATGGGCATGGGCGGCGAGCATTTAGTATCTCTGCCGGTCATGAAAGCGGTCGCCAGCAAATACGACGATCTTGCCATCATCCATTTTGATGCGCATACGGATCTCCGTGAAAACTATGAAGGCGAAGAATATTCGCATTCAACGCCGATCCGTAAAATTGCCGATCACATCGGCCCGAAAAATGTCTACTCGTTCGGCATCCGTTCAGGAATGAAAGAAGAATTTGAATGGGCGAAAGAGCAAGGCATGCATTTGTACAAATTCGAAGTGCTCGAGCCGTTGAAACAGGTACTGCCGACACTCGACGGTCGTCCGGTTTACATTACGATCGATATGGACGTGCTCGATCCAGCGCACGCTCCAGGCACGGGAACAGTTGATGCTGGTGGCATCACATCGCGCGAACTGCTCGCATCGATCCATGCCATCGCAGCATCAGGCGTCAACGTCGTCGGCTTCGACCTCGTTGAACTCGCGCCAGTTTACGATCATTCCGACCAAACAGCGAACACAGCGAGCAAACTCATCCGCGAAATGATCCTTGGGTGGGTTAAATAA
- a CDS encoding cation:proton antiporter, which produces MHDFNEVFIQILILLAIAIAVVGIAKKVGQPDTIALVLVGLLLGVVNLPFPLIDQAEAFITQSEVFQVIIISLFLPILLGDATLKLPFHHLYQQKNTVIGMALGGTFLSFVLIGFAAHYLIGLPIAVAFTFAALMSATDPISVLSIFKSAGVSQKLSTIMEGESLFNDGIAIVLFQISSIYLLTYIEMGWAGVGSGVWMFLRFAVGGVLVGLVLGFLFSQVIRFYDDYPFEIAVSALLFFGSYFIAEHLHVSGVIAVVAGGFVFGDYGGKIGMSKTTERNINSFWDVITLIANSLIFLIVGLEIRNIDFMGQWGIIALAIAIVIIARIIALFISTMPAKSLNRKERILLNWGGLKGSLSIALALSLPSSFEGRETILLLTFSVVLFSLIVQGLTIKPLIGKLGLKEKVPEDNAH; this is translated from the coding sequence ATGCATGATTTTAACGAAGTCTTCATTCAAATACTGATTCTCTTGGCGATCGCCATTGCGGTAGTGGGGATAGCGAAAAAAGTCGGGCAACCAGATACGATCGCTTTAGTATTGGTTGGCTTGTTATTGGGTGTCGTCAATTTGCCATTTCCTTTAATTGACCAGGCTGAAGCATTCATCACCCAGTCTGAAGTCTTCCAAGTCATCATCATTTCCCTGTTTTTACCGATTTTACTTGGAGATGCGACGCTCAAGCTTCCGTTCCATCACCTCTATCAACAGAAAAACACAGTAATCGGAATGGCGCTTGGCGGGACATTTTTATCTTTTGTCCTGATTGGCTTTGCAGCGCATTATTTAATTGGCCTGCCCATTGCCGTGGCATTTACGTTTGCGGCATTGATGAGTGCAACAGATCCGATCAGTGTCTTGTCCATCTTTAAATCTGCCGGCGTTTCACAAAAGCTATCGACCATTATGGAAGGGGAATCTTTATTCAATGATGGAATCGCCATCGTTCTCTTCCAGATTTCCTCTATTTATTTGCTTACCTACATAGAAATGGGATGGGCAGGCGTAGGAAGCGGCGTTTGGATGTTTTTAAGGTTTGCTGTGGGCGGAGTGTTGGTTGGTTTAGTGCTCGGCTTCCTCTTTTCCCAAGTCATCCGATTTTATGACGACTACCCGTTTGAAATCGCCGTCTCTGCATTGCTGTTTTTCGGCAGTTATTTTATCGCGGAACATCTCCACGTGTCCGGCGTAATTGCTGTAGTAGCAGGAGGCTTCGTATTTGGTGATTATGGCGGGAAGATCGGGATGTCGAAAACGACTGAACGAAATATCAATTCCTTTTGGGACGTCATCACCCTGATTGCTAATTCACTAATCTTCCTGATTGTGGGACTGGAAATCCGCAATATCGATTTCATGGGGCAATGGGGCATTATTGCATTGGCGATTGCCATTGTCATTATTGCGAGAATCATTGCACTGTTCATCAGCACCATGCCGGCGAAAAGCCTCAACAGGAAAGAACGGATTTTACTAAACTGGGGCGGTTTGAAGGGCAGTTTATCGATTGCCTTGGCTCTCAGCCTACCGTCTAGCTTCGAAGGAAGAGAAACCATCTTGCTGTTAACTTTTTCCGTCGTGCTGTTTTCCTTGATTGTCCAAGGCCTAACAATCAAGCCTTTAATTGGAAAATTGGGGCTGAAAGAGAAAGTTCCTGAAGACAATGCTCACTAA
- the speE gene encoding spermidine synthase, with protein MAGFWYTEKQTENFGITMKINKTLHTEQTDFQYLEMAETAEWGNMLFLDGMVMTSEKDEFVYHEMVAHVPLFTHPNPENVLVVGGGDGGVIREILKHPSVKKATLVDIDGKVIEYSKKFLPSIASGLEDARVEVIVGDGFMHIAESENEFDVIMVDSTEPVGPAVNLFSKGFYAGISKALKEDGIFVAQSDNPWFTPDLIKQVQSDVKEIFPITKLYLANIPTYPSGLWSFTIGSKKYNPLEVPAERFHDIETKYYTPELHNAAFVLPKFVKDLTGE; from the coding sequence ATGGCAGGATTCTGGTATACCGAAAAACAAACCGAAAACTTTGGCATTACAATGAAAATCAATAAAACGCTTCATACAGAACAAACGGATTTCCAATATTTAGAAATGGCTGAAACAGCTGAATGGGGCAATATGCTGTTCTTGGACGGCATGGTCATGACTTCTGAAAAAGACGAATTTGTCTACCACGAAATGGTGGCACATGTCCCGTTGTTCACGCATCCGAACCCGGAGAACGTATTGGTCGTTGGAGGCGGAGACGGCGGCGTCATCCGTGAAATCCTGAAACACCCTTCTGTCAAGAAAGCGACGCTTGTCGACATCGACGGAAAAGTCATCGAGTATTCGAAGAAATTCTTGCCATCGATCGCATCCGGACTCGAAGATGCGCGTGTTGAAGTGATCGTCGGCGACGGCTTCATGCACATCGCGGAATCGGAAAACGAATTCGATGTTATCATGGTCGATTCCACTGAACCGGTCGGGCCCGCAGTAAACTTGTTCTCGAAAGGCTTCTACGCTGGCATCTCGAAAGCCTTGAAAGAAGACGGTATTTTTGTCGCGCAATCGGACAACCCGTGGTTCACGCCGGACTTGATCAAACAAGTCCAAAGCGACGTGAAAGAGATTTTCCCGATTACGAAACTTTATCTAGCGAACATCCCGACTTACCCGAGCGGTTTGTGGTCATTCACGATCGGTTCGAAAAAATACAACCCGCTGGAAGTGCCAGCTGAGCGTTTCCACGATATTGAAACAAAATATTACACGCCGGAATTGCACAACGCGGCATTTGTTTTGCCGAAATTCGTGAAAGATTTGACGGGTGAATAA
- a CDS encoding FecCD family ABC transporter permease: MSKSALAYVVSLILLGGAVVLGVTVGTVPISPSVIWNPSSDEAAANILWNIRMPRVVLAGLVGAALAIAGAAFQGLLKNPLADPYTLGVSSGAAVGAVMTLFFGISIPFLGLFTLPVISMIGALITMLAVMGFARLVDRSMKMETVILTGIIFSSFLGSIMSLMIALTGEELRQIIGWLLGSVSMRGWAYVQMALPFVLVGSFVLWLYRRELNAMLFGEERAQHLGVDVKKSKMAILIGGSVLTGSAVAVSGTIGFVGLVVPHMTRLVWGSDHRHVLPLSFINGAALLIVCDLVARTIISPTELPIGVITAFIGAPVFAFIFFRQRRGGL; the protein is encoded by the coding sequence GTGAGTAAATCTGCACTCGCCTATGTGGTCTCCCTGATTTTGTTGGGCGGGGCAGTAGTGCTCGGAGTGACGGTCGGGACGGTGCCAATTTCACCGTCGGTTATCTGGAATCCTTCTTCGGACGAAGCAGCGGCGAATATTTTATGGAATATCCGTATGCCGCGTGTGGTTCTAGCGGGCCTGGTCGGCGCGGCACTTGCTATTGCAGGCGCAGCTTTTCAAGGCTTGCTGAAAAATCCGCTCGCTGATCCATATACTCTGGGAGTGTCGTCCGGTGCCGCTGTTGGTGCTGTGATGACACTTTTTTTCGGCATCTCGATTCCGTTTCTTGGCTTGTTTACCTTGCCAGTCATCAGCATGATCGGCGCCTTGATCACGATGCTCGCCGTTATGGGCTTTGCGCGGCTTGTCGACCGGTCCATGAAGATGGAAACCGTCATTCTAACGGGCATCATTTTCAGTTCGTTCTTAGGGTCGATCATGTCTTTGATGATCGCTTTGACCGGTGAAGAACTGCGGCAAATCATCGGCTGGCTGCTTGGCAGCGTGTCGATGCGCGGCTGGGCTTATGTCCAGATGGCGCTGCCGTTTGTGCTCGTTGGTTCCTTCGTCTTATGGCTTTACCGCCGGGAATTAAACGCGATGCTTTTTGGGGAAGAACGTGCCCAGCATCTTGGCGTAGACGTCAAAAAGAGCAAGATGGCGATTTTAATTGGCGGATCAGTCCTGACCGGCTCGGCAGTTGCCGTATCCGGGACGATCGGCTTTGTCGGCTTGGTCGTCCCGCATATGACGCGCCTCGTATGGGGCTCTGATCACCGCCATGTCTTGCCGTTATCGTTCATTAATGGGGCTGCGCTTCTGATTGTTTGCGACTTGGTGGCGCGGACGATTATTTCACCGACCGAATTGCCGATTGGTGTTATCACCGCGTTTATTGGGGCGCCGGTTTTTGCATTCATCTTTTTCCGCCAGCGCAGAGGAGGGCTTTAA
- a CDS encoding 2-hydroxymuconate tautomerase translates to MPYVTVKMLEGRTDEQKRALVEKVTAAVSETIDAPPEKVVVFLEDLKKSEYAVNGKLLNDE, encoded by the coding sequence ATGCCATACGTAACTGTAAAAATGCTCGAAGGCCGCACAGATGAGCAAAAACGCGCACTTGTCGAAAAGGTCACTGCCGCTGTATCCGAAACAATCGATGCCCCGCCGGAAAAGGTTGTCGTGTTCCTTGAAGACCTGAAGAAAAGCGAATACGCGGTCAACGGCAAGCTGTTGAACGACGAGTAG
- a CDS encoding adenosylcobinamide amidohydrolase has translation MLQIENLSGGYGDKKIVDRISFGVGKGRMLGILGPNGSGKSTLMKLISGVLEPTAGVVRIDGRPVGDFPAKELARKMAVLPQLHAHAFSHTVRETVSLGRYPHQSGWFSSWSEEDEAAVQEAMKLMDISHYESTLLEEMSGGEQQRVFVAQALAQNAAVLLLDEPTNHLDINHQKELLDTIKKQAIEKELTIISIFHDINLASMYCDELLLMDEGSIVRKGEPHEVVRTHDVESVYQTRVSNHPHPELPKPQITLLPGVRRKPAGQQVRAADFLVTPEFVAYQSQLPLKTVSSAVVNAGSGWFRNFLNRRVDASYNIDNSFEEMVDYIEDSGLKATDTVAMMTAVRTEHAIVREYASDFGSIVVAVTAGVGNGVDVSQAVAREQRVGTINTWIMVNGILSDEAFIQAMITATEAKTKALQHEEVTDPLTGTIATGTSTDSCLVAATQQGQTLPYAGPITEVGKLIGTGVFECTVEAIHLYREAKKA, from the coding sequence ATGTTGCAAATTGAAAATCTATCAGGCGGCTACGGCGACAAAAAAATCGTCGACCGCATCTCATTCGGTGTTGGAAAAGGCCGCATGCTCGGTATACTGGGGCCAAATGGCAGCGGCAAATCCACGTTGATGAAATTGATCAGCGGTGTATTGGAACCGACAGCAGGCGTTGTCCGGATCGATGGCAGGCCGGTCGGCGATTTCCCGGCCAAAGAATTGGCCCGCAAGATGGCAGTCTTGCCGCAGCTGCACGCGCATGCTTTTTCGCACACCGTCCGTGAAACGGTTTCTCTCGGCAGGTATCCGCACCAAAGCGGCTGGTTTTCGTCTTGGTCCGAAGAAGATGAAGCGGCAGTCCAGGAAGCGATGAAGCTCATGGACATCAGCCACTATGAATCGACATTGCTTGAGGAGATGTCCGGAGGCGAACAGCAGCGTGTCTTTGTGGCACAGGCCCTGGCGCAAAATGCAGCGGTCCTGTTGCTTGACGAGCCGACGAATCATCTCGATATCAATCACCAGAAAGAATTGCTGGATACCATCAAAAAACAGGCAATTGAAAAAGAATTGACGATCATTTCCATTTTCCATGACATCAATTTGGCATCGATGTATTGCGATGAACTTTTGTTGATGGACGAAGGAAGCATCGTCCGAAAAGGGGAGCCGCATGAAGTCGTCAGGACGCATGATGTAGAGTCTGTCTATCAGACGCGTGTCAGCAATCACCCTCATCCGGAGCTCCCGAAGCCGCAGATTACCTTATTGCCTGGTGTACGGAGAAAACCGGCAGGGCAGCAAGTGAGAGCCGCAGATTTTCTGGTGACCCCGGAATTTGTCGCCTACCAAAGCCAGCTTCCGCTGAAAACCGTTTCGTCAGCCGTCGTCAATGCAGGTTCGGGCTGGTTCCGCAATTTCCTCAATCGACGCGTCGATGCCAGCTATAATATTGACAATAGTTTCGAGGAAATGGTTGATTATATCGAAGACAGCGGGTTGAAGGCGACGGATACTGTGGCGATGATGACCGCTGTCCGCACAGAGCACGCCATCGTCCGTGAATACGCAAGCGATTTCGGAAGCATTGTTGTGGCGGTGACAGCGGGTGTCGGCAACGGCGTCGATGTATCACAGGCAGTGGCGCGTGAACAGCGTGTCGGCACCATCAACACGTGGATTATGGTCAACGGCATTTTGTCGGATGAAGCTTTTATACAAGCGATGATCACGGCGACTGAAGCCAAAACGAAAGCCTTGCAGCATGAAGAAGTCACCGATCCCTTGACCGGGACAATCGCGACGGGCACCTCGACCGATAGCTGTCTGGTCGCCGCAACGCAGCAAGGGCAAACACTGCCATATGCAGGGCCGATCACCGAAGTCGGGAAGCTCATTGGCACGGGTGTCTTCGAATGTACTGTGGAAGCGATCCACCTGTACCGCGAGGCGAAAAAAGCATGA
- a CDS encoding YwgA family protein: MLQEHARIVDFIATAEGVTGRKKLQKMVYIMKKLNVPFKEKYEFHIYGPYSEELTARIEELCDMGFLSEALEDKGSYVQYKYAVTDEGMEFRNAVGASIPKNPEAATLLNAKSGRFLELASTLLYFGHLERGEQIAKLHSVKGKLNFTATEIEEAYRFLDELEQLKLA; encoded by the coding sequence TTGCTCCAAGAACATGCAAGAATCGTCGATTTTATCGCGACGGCCGAAGGAGTAACCGGCCGAAAGAAACTGCAGAAAATGGTCTATATCATGAAAAAACTCAATGTCCCGTTCAAGGAGAAATACGAGTTCCATATTTATGGGCCGTACTCGGAAGAATTGACGGCGCGCATCGAGGAATTATGCGATATGGGCTTTTTATCGGAAGCGCTTGAAGACAAAGGTTCCTATGTGCAATATAAATACGCCGTAACGGATGAAGGCATGGAATTTCGCAATGCCGTTGGCGCTTCGATTCCGAAAAATCCCGAAGCGGCTACTTTACTCAATGCCAAAAGCGGGCGTTTCCTTGAACTGGCCTCGACACTTTTATACTTCGGCCATCTAGAGCGCGGCGAACAGATCGCTAAATTACATAGCGTTAAAGGCAAACTTAACTTCACCGCAACTGAAATCGAAGAAGCCTATCGCTTTCTCGACGAACTCGAGCAATTGAAGCTTGCGTGA
- the argS gene encoding arginine--tRNA ligase encodes MNAVEHVQQNIKQAIAEAVQKAGLTEEPVQVQLESPRDKANGDYATNVAMQLTRLAKKPPRAIAEAIVENLNTQSANIEKVEIAGPGFINIVIKKDYLNDVIKTVLEQVEEYGRSNSGNSQRVQVEFVSANPTGDLHLGHARGSSVGDSMCNILDLAGYDVSREYYINDAGNQINNLALSIEGRYFEALGKGESMPEDGYRGQDIIDIAAALVEEHGDKFLHMTEQERYKAFREHGLKVELAKLQKDLADFRVHFDVWYSETSLYENGKIDAALKKLRDNGHIYEEDGATWFRSTTFGDDKDRVLIKNDGTYTYLTPDIAYHEDKIQRGFDKLINIWGADHHGYIPRMKAAIEALGYDRDTLEVSIIQMVQLYKDGEKMKMSKRTGKAVTMRELVELVGLDAVRYFFAMRSGDSHMDFDLDLAVSQSNENPVYYSQYAHARICSILRQAAEQNFTASTEHLELLTDEKEIEVLKKIGDFPQVVADAAKLRAPHRVTTYIHELASNFHSFYNANKVLDASNEELTRSRLALIEGVKTTLANALKTVGVQAPEKM; translated from the coding sequence ATGAACGCAGTAGAACACGTGCAGCAAAACATTAAACAGGCGATTGCCGAAGCGGTCCAAAAAGCGGGCCTCACAGAAGAGCCGGTCCAGGTCCAATTGGAATCGCCGAGAGATAAAGCGAACGGCGATTATGCGACGAACGTAGCTATGCAATTGACGCGCCTTGCGAAAAAGCCGCCGCGTGCAATTGCAGAAGCCATCGTGGAAAACTTGAATACACAATCAGCGAATATCGAAAAAGTCGAAATTGCAGGCCCTGGCTTCATCAATATCGTCATCAAGAAAGATTATTTGAACGATGTCATCAAAACCGTACTTGAGCAAGTCGAGGAGTATGGCCGCTCGAACTCCGGCAACAGCCAGCGCGTCCAAGTCGAGTTCGTCTCTGCGAACCCGACAGGCGATCTTCATTTGGGCCATGCACGCGGTTCCTCGGTTGGCGATTCCATGTGCAATATCCTGGATCTTGCCGGCTATGACGTGTCCCGTGAATATTACATCAACGATGCCGGAAACCAGATCAATAATTTGGCGCTATCGATCGAAGGACGTTATTTCGAAGCGCTTGGTAAAGGCGAAAGCATGCCTGAAGACGGCTACCGTGGACAGGACATCATCGATATCGCTGCGGCACTCGTTGAAGAGCACGGCGATAAATTCCTTCATATGACAGAACAAGAACGCTACAAAGCATTCCGTGAGCACGGCTTGAAAGTGGAGCTTGCGAAACTGCAGAAAGACTTGGCGGACTTCCGTGTCCATTTCGATGTGTGGTATTCGGAAACATCCCTTTACGAAAACGGCAAGATCGATGCGGCATTGAAAAAACTGCGCGACAATGGCCATATCTACGAAGAAGACGGCGCGACGTGGTTCCGCTCGACGACATTTGGTGATGACAAAGACCGCGTGCTTATCAAAAACGATGGCACGTACACGTATTTGACTCCGGATATCGCGTACCACGAGGACAAAATCCAGCGTGGCTTCGACAAGCTCATCAATATTTGGGGAGCTGACCACCACGGCTACATCCCGCGCATGAAAGCGGCAATCGAAGCGCTTGGCTACGACCGCGATACGCTTGAAGTAAGCATCATCCAAATGGTGCAATTGTATAAAGACGGCGAAAAAATGAAAATGAGCAAACGTACCGGCAAAGCCGTCACGATGCGCGAATTGGTCGAATTGGTCGGCCTAGACGCTGTCCGTTATTTCTTTGCGATGCGCTCCGGCGATTCGCATATGGATTTCGACTTGGATTTGGCCGTTTCCCAGTCCAACGAAAACCCGGTTTATTATTCCCAGTACGCACATGCGCGCATCTGCTCGATCTTGCGCCAGGCAGCGGAGCAGAACTTCACCGCTTCGACTGAGCACCTGGAGCTGTTGACGGACGAAAAGGAAATCGAAGTATTAAAGAAAATCGGCGATTTCCCACAAGTTGTTGCAGATGCTGCGAAACTCCGTGCGCCTCACCGCGTCACGACTTATATCCATGAACTGGCGTCGAACTTCCACAGCTTCTATAACGCCAATAAAGTATTGGATGCCAGCAATGAAGAATTGACGCGTTCGCGCCTTGCCCTGATCGAAGGGGTTAAGACGACACTTGCAAACGCCTTGAAGACAGTCGGCGTCCAAGCTCCTGAAAAAATGTAG
- a CDS encoding ABC transporter substrate-binding protein has translation MKNIWKFGTAAGMAAIVLAGCGDGAAPVEDQDIETPAEPPSEVAEAEFPVTLVDAMGDEVVIEEEPESFVSMIPSNTEIAYELGLGEKMVGVSDFDNYPEEVADLEKIGGQEFNVEKIISLQPDVVLAHESGLGMGTEGYQQLRDAGVNVFVVENAETFEEVYDTISVIGQVSGAVEAADGLIEEMETQVAAVEELATGVDETKSVFVEIGSEPELYTAGTGTFIHEMLTLIQAENVAGDQEGWISMDPEAVVAANPEIIITTEGGYIENAAELIKERSGYADVTAVQEDAIYELNPDTVTRPGPRLTEGLMTLAEVIYPETFSE, from the coding sequence ATGAAAAATATATGGAAATTCGGAACGGCTGCAGGAATGGCCGCAATTGTACTGGCTGGATGCGGCGACGGGGCGGCACCTGTCGAAGATCAAGATATAGAAACACCGGCTGAACCGCCATCGGAAGTAGCGGAAGCGGAATTTCCGGTCACATTAGTCGACGCAATGGGCGATGAAGTGGTCATCGAAGAAGAACCGGAATCATTCGTTTCCATGATTCCTTCCAATACGGAAATCGCTTATGAACTCGGGCTTGGCGAAAAAATGGTCGGCGTTTCGGATTTCGATAATTATCCGGAAGAAGTAGCAGATCTTGAGAAAATCGGTGGCCAGGAATTCAATGTAGAGAAAATCATCAGCCTGCAGCCGGATGTCGTTCTGGCCCATGAATCAGGGCTCGGCATGGGAACTGAGGGGTATCAGCAGCTGCGTGATGCCGGAGTGAATGTCTTTGTGGTGGAAAATGCGGAAACGTTTGAAGAAGTGTATGACACGATTTCCGTCATCGGCCAAGTATCAGGTGCAGTAGAAGCGGCAGACGGGTTAATCGAGGAAATGGAGACGCAAGTTGCAGCAGTTGAAGAACTGGCAACAGGCGTCGATGAAACGAAATCAGTATTTGTAGAGATTGGCAGTGAGCCGGAGCTTTATACAGCTGGAACGGGTACATTTATCCATGAAATGCTTACGTTAATCCAAGCGGAAAATGTTGCAGGAGACCAGGAAGGTTGGATCAGCATGGACCCTGAAGCAGTTGTTGCAGCAAATCCTGAAATCATCATCACTACAGAAGGTGGTTATATCGAAAATGCTGCCGAACTGATCAAAGAGCGCAGCGGTTATGCGGATGTAACAGCCGTTCAGGAAGATGCCATTTATGAATTGAATCCAGACACCGTCACACGTCCTGGCCCGCGTTTGACAGAAGGTTTGATGACTTTGGCAGAAGTGATCTATCCGGAGACCTTCAGTGAGTAA
- a CDS encoding YwhD family protein produces the protein MANEEKPKKKLGFTIIKDDPTDGHKGYGIGSLSLENVSPLIIDVEEQDAVLDIGAMHARSQTERGIKFTTNREDSAGGKNYWLVWITIDFNPAGPYYAGITACEMVVNREKRRGYKILADHVNLMDKSMKRKIIVDHMDAPSKKVLADYLKTHNPEMWERSLEQLHNDLSQ, from the coding sequence ATGGCAAATGAAGAAAAGCCCAAAAAGAAATTGGGATTCACCATTATAAAGGACGATCCGACAGACGGACATAAAGGGTACGGCATCGGGTCCTTGTCTCTTGAGAACGTTTCGCCGCTCATTATCGATGTGGAAGAACAAGACGCGGTGCTTGATATCGGTGCGATGCATGCGAGAAGCCAGACGGAACGCGGCATCAAATTCACGACCAACCGAGAAGATTCTGCAGGCGGAAAAAATTATTGGCTCGTTTGGATCACCATCGACTTTAATCCGGCAGGGCCTTATTATGCCGGCATCACGGCATGTGAAATGGTCGTTAATCGCGAGAAGCGGCGCGGCTACAAAATCTTGGCGGACCACGTCAATTTGATGGATAAGTCGATGAAACGGAAAATCATCGTCGACCATATGGACGCGCCGTCGAAAAAAGTACTCGCCGATTATCTGAAAACCCACAACCCAGAAATGTGGGAACGCAGTTTAGAACAATTACACAATGATTTGTCACAATAA
- a CDS encoding DUF1934 domain-containing protein — protein MKKSVKIKLTTIIRQPGAEDQVMELRSEGVLTEKNGRRYLQYDERQDDLDIRTTVKLGETDAVVMRSGGLQMRLPFLLDKEQTGNLRHGEESFMLTTKAHELIMTESRFKVRYDLALGNDFAGEYEMEIQFTEGTK, from the coding sequence ATGAAGAAATCGGTGAAAATCAAATTGACGACAATCATCCGCCAGCCGGGGGCTGAAGATCAAGTGATGGAACTGCGTTCAGAAGGCGTTCTGACCGAAAAAAACGGTCGCCGCTATCTGCAATACGATGAGCGGCAGGACGATCTCGATATCCGGACAACGGTCAAACTCGGTGAAACAGATGCCGTCGTGATGCGCAGCGGAGGTTTGCAGATGCGCCTGCCGTTCCTGTTGGATAAGGAACAGACCGGCAATTTGCGCCACGGGGAAGAATCGTTTATGCTCACGACCAAAGCGCATGAACTCATCATGACGGAAAGCCGTTTCAAAGTGCGCTATGACTTAGCGCTCGGAAACGATTTTGCCGGCGAATACGAAATGGAAATACAGTTTACGGAGGGAACCAAATGA